A single window of Vibrio gazogenes DNA harbors:
- a CDS encoding methyl-accepting chemotaxis protein, with product MQLSLKRKIVLSVVAAITLTTTILVTISYQSFKQDSWRAIQSESHNALQAYAKGIAGWFHDKQLAIEGLKAEIERDPSLDVVPHLRQTLKSGGFGLSYYGNEKGEMFRQDPSLNKPGYDPRVRGWYKLAKSKNEAVTTEPYVSVTTKKLVVTLADPVRQNGQFIGVAASDLALDQLTHDVLNMKVLGDGYSILVNKKGKFVAHPNKDLILKPIRDAIPQLNTQSLSQAADSGKPLFVDIDGQDKVVMGQNIAHTDWMLIMIMDRATLEQPMNSLLLNQIIIAVVILIVIALFISWVLSRQLKGIGDISEALAEIAEGDGDLTKRLDVNRQDEVGMLADRFNQFVDRLHTMVKNVHDVSVALNEKADSAASAAKTRSQQLKTQQDEITMVATAVTEMASATAEIAGNADNTAKSANQSVELGAEGYAQMQKSLKSINQLAEELTHAAGIVGDLEAHANEISTILSTIRAIAEQTNLLALNAAIEAARAGEQGRGFAVVADEVRVLSQRTHASTEEIQSKIEGLQKVTNNAVEVMQASHHLVDDSVQDFNHTGDKLRMISESITLISDMATQIASAAEEQSLVTADINGNTESVREVSDQMTHEAQLAAEEAQEVHRLMTELGREISRFKL from the coding sequence ATGCAATTGAGTTTGAAAAGGAAAATCGTTCTTTCGGTGGTTGCTGCAATTACATTGACAACCACCATTTTAGTTACCATCAGCTATCAATCATTTAAGCAAGACAGTTGGCGTGCGATTCAGAGTGAAAGCCACAATGCATTACAGGCTTATGCGAAAGGCATTGCCGGATGGTTTCATGACAAGCAACTGGCTATCGAAGGATTAAAAGCAGAAATCGAACGCGATCCGTCTTTAGATGTCGTCCCTCATTTAAGACAAACGTTGAAATCTGGTGGATTCGGTTTGAGTTATTACGGTAACGAGAAAGGGGAGATGTTCCGGCAAGATCCTTCGCTGAACAAACCCGGTTACGATCCCCGAGTCAGGGGTTGGTACAAACTGGCGAAGTCAAAGAACGAAGCCGTCACGACTGAACCGTATGTCAGTGTGACGACGAAAAAGTTGGTTGTGACTCTGGCCGATCCGGTTCGGCAGAATGGTCAGTTTATTGGTGTTGCAGCGTCCGATCTGGCGTTGGATCAGTTAACGCATGATGTCTTAAACATGAAAGTCTTAGGAGATGGCTATTCGATTCTGGTGAATAAGAAAGGGAAATTCGTTGCTCATCCGAACAAAGACCTGATCCTGAAACCTATCCGTGACGCGATCCCACAATTGAATACTCAGTCTTTGTCTCAGGCCGCTGATTCCGGGAAACCACTGTTCGTCGATATCGACGGTCAAGATAAAGTGGTGATGGGGCAGAATATTGCACACACCGACTGGATGCTGATCATGATTATGGATCGGGCCACGTTGGAACAACCGATGAATTCGTTGTTGCTGAATCAAATCATTATTGCGGTGGTGATCCTGATAGTCATTGCCCTATTCATATCATGGGTACTCTCCCGACAGCTCAAAGGGATTGGTGATATTAGTGAAGCGCTGGCTGAAATTGCCGAAGGTGATGGTGACTTGACCAAACGTCTGGACGTTAATCGTCAGGATGAAGTCGGTATGCTGGCTGACCGATTTAATCAGTTTGTCGATCGGCTTCATACGATGGTGAAGAACGTTCACGATGTGTCGGTTGCCCTGAATGAAAAAGCGGACAGTGCGGCATCGGCTGCGAAAACACGTAGTCAGCAGTTGAAGACCCAGCAAGATGAAATCACTATGGTTGCAACGGCGGTGACTGAAATGGCTTCTGCGACGGCTGAGATTGCCGGTAATGCTGACAATACAGCGAAAAGTGCCAACCAGTCAGTCGAGTTGGGTGCGGAAGGTTATGCGCAAATGCAGAAGAGCCTGAAGTCGATTAACCAGTTGGCTGAAGAACTGACACATGCGGCCGGGATTGTCGGTGATCTGGAAGCTCATGCGAATGAAATCTCAACCATTCTTTCGACGATTCGGGCGATTGCCGAACAGACCAACCTGTTAGCCTTGAATGCTGCGATTGAAGCGGCGAGAGCGGGTGAGCAAGGGCGCGGTTTTGCCGTGGTTGCCGATGAAGTGCGCGTACTTTCGCAAAGAACACATGCATCCACAGAAGAAATTCAGTCGAAGATTGAAGGATTGCAGAAAGTCACCAACAATGCAGTCGAAGTGATGCAGGCCAGTCATCATTTGGTTGATGACAGTGTACAAGATTTCAATCACACGGGTGACAAACTGCGAATGATTAGTGAATCAATCACGCTGATCAGTGACATGGCAACCCAGATCGCTTCCGCAGCAGAAGAGCAGTCTTTGGTGACTGCGGATATTAATGGGAATACCGAGTCTGTCCGGGAAGTGAGTGATCAGATGACCCATGAAGCGCAATTGGCGGCCGAAGAAGCGCAGGAAGTCCATCGTTTGATGACCGAGCTGGGACGAGAAATCTCCCGCTTCAAACTCTGA
- a CDS encoding PqiC family protein, producing MRLTRRVVALAVMLILLGGCASNTPLETTQYLLPMPEQVPALKTSAKMKMSQPIQIKAIKMPGYLEKPNIVMVDPDGQVYLASQHLWAESLSSQLEKMTLRRLKERLPMFTWIPSYQYIRPHLLLDIEVYRFHADRHGKITASGHWSLWSSSKQLLHEASFDRVEMMQQSGYPAMTQQLSHLWLTQIVDPIATTLAARQ from the coding sequence ATGAGATTGACAAGGCGAGTTGTCGCGCTAGCGGTTATGCTGATCCTACTCGGTGGATGTGCGAGTAACACCCCATTAGAAACGACGCAATATCTGCTTCCGATGCCGGAGCAGGTTCCGGCGTTGAAAACATCGGCCAAGATGAAGATGAGTCAGCCGATTCAAATCAAAGCAATCAAGATGCCGGGATATCTGGAAAAACCCAATATTGTCATGGTTGATCCCGACGGACAGGTTTATCTGGCATCACAACATTTATGGGCTGAATCACTGAGCTCTCAGTTGGAAAAAATGACATTGAGACGGCTGAAAGAGCGATTACCGATGTTCACATGGATTCCTTCTTATCAATATATCCGGCCTCACTTACTGCTGGATATTGAAGTTTATCGCTTTCATGCTGACAGGCATGGAAAAATCACAGCATCCGGGCACTGGTCACTTTGGTCATCGTCAAAACAGTTGCTCCATGAAGCATCATTTGACCGCGTGGAGATGATGCAACAGAGTGGTTATCCAGCCATGACCCAACAACTTTCCCATCTTTGGCTGACTCAAATTGTTGATCCGATTGCGACAACATTAGCGGCTCGCCAGTAA
- a CDS encoding methyl-accepting chemotaxis protein, with product MQLSLKRKIVLSVVAAITLTATILVVISYQSFKQDSWRAIQSESRNTLQAYAKGIAGWFHDKQLAIEGLKAEIERDPSLDVVPHLRQTLKSGGFGLSYYGNEKGEMFRQDPSLNKPGYDPRVRGWYKLAKSKNEAVTTDPYVSVTMKKLVVTLADPVRQNGQLIGVAASNLALDQLIHDVLNMKVLGNGYSILVNKKGTVVAHPNKDLILKPIRDAIPQLNTQSLSQAADSGKPLFVDIDGQDKVVMGQNIAHTDWMLIMIMDQATLEKPMNSLLLNQIIIAVVILIVIALLISWVLSRQLKAIGDISEALAEIAEGDGDLTKRLDVNRQDEVGMLADRFNQFVDRLHTMVKKVHDVSVALNEKADSAASAAKTRSQQLKTQQDEITMVATAVTEMASATAEIAGNADNTARSANQSVELGTEGYAQMQKSLKSINQLAEELTHAAGIVGDLEVHANEISTILSTIRAIAEQTNLLALNAAIEAARAGEQGRGFAVVADEVRVLSQRTHASTEEIQSKIEGLQKVTNNAVEVMQASHHLVDDSVQDFNHTGDKLRMISESITLISDMATQIASAAEEQSLVTADINGNTESVREVSDQMTHEAQLAAEEAQEVHRLMTELGREISRFKL from the coding sequence ATGCAATTGAGTTTGAAAAGGAAGATTGTTCTTTCTGTGGTTGCTGCAATTACATTGACAGCAACTATTTTAGTTGTCATCAGCTATCAATCATTTAAGCAAGACAGTTGGCGTGCGATTCAGAGTGAGAGTCGTAATACATTACAGGCTTATGCGAAAGGCATTGCCGGATGGTTTCATGACAAGCAACTGGCCATCGAAGGATTAAAAGCAGAAATCGAACGCGATCCGTCTTTAGATGTCGTCCCTCATTTAAGACAAACGTTGAAATCTGGTGGATTCGGTTTGAGTTATTACGGTAACGAGAAAGGGGAGATGTTCCGGCAAGATCCTTCGCTGAACAAACCCGGTTACGATCCCCGAGTCAGAGGCTGGTACAAACTGGCGAAGTCAAAGAACGAAGCCGTCACCACTGATCCGTATGTCAGTGTGACGATGAAAAAGCTAGTTGTGACTCTGGCCGATCCGGTTCGGCAGAATGGTCAGTTGATTGGCGTTGCAGCGTCGAATCTGGCGTTGGATCAGTTGATCCACGACGTCTTAAATATGAAAGTATTGGGAAACGGCTATTCGATTCTGGTGAATAAGAAAGGGACAGTCGTTGCTCATCCGAACAAAGACCTGATCCTGAAACCTATCCGTGACGCGATCCCACAGTTGAATACTCAGTCTTTGTCTCAGGCCGCTGATTCCGGGAAACCACTGTTCGTCGATATCGACGGTCAAGATAAAGTGGTGATGGGGCAGAATATTGCACACACCGACTGGATGCTGATTATGATTATGGATCAGGCCACGTTGGAAAAACCGATGAATTCGTTGTTGCTGAATCAAATCATCATTGCGGTGGTGATCCTGATAGTCATTGCCCTATTGATATCATGGGTACTTTCTCGACAGCTCAAAGCAATTGGTGACATTAGTGAAGCGCTGGCTGAAATTGCCGAAGGTGATGGAGATTTGACCAAACGTCTGGACGTTAATCGTCAGGATGAAGTCGGTATGCTGGCTGACCGATTTAATCAGTTTGTCGATCGGCTTCATACGATGGTGAAGAAAGTTCACGATGTGTCGGTTGCCCTGAATGAGAAAGCAGACAGTGCGGCATCGGCTGCGAAAACACGTAGTCAGCAGTTGAAGACCCAGCAAGATGAAATCACCATGGTCGCAACGGCGGTGACTGAAATGGCTTCTGCGACGGCTGAGATTGCCGGTAATGCTGACAATACAGCGAGAAGTGCCAATCAGTCAGTCGAGCTGGGGACGGAAGGTTATGCGCAAATGCAAAAGAGCCTGAAGTCGATTAACCAGTTGGCTGAAGAACTGACACATGCGGCCGGGATTGTCGGTGATCTGGAAGTTCATGCGAATGAAATCTCAACCATTCTTTCGACGATTCGGGCGATTGCCGAACAGACCAACCTGTTAGCCTTGAATGCTGCGATTGAAGCGGCGAGAGCGGGTGAGCAAGGGCGCGGTTTTGCCGTGGTTGCCGATGAAGTGCGCGTACTTTCGCAAAGAACACATGCATCCACAGAAGAAATTCAGTCGAAGATTGAAGGATTACAGAAAGTCACTAACAATGCAGTCGAGGTGATGCAGGCCAGTCATCATTTGGTTGATGACAGTGTACAAGATTTCAATCACACGGGTGACAAACTGCGAATGATTAGTGAATCAATCACGCTGATCAGTGACATGGCAACCCAGATCGCTTCCGCAGCAGAAGAGCAGTCTCTGGTGACTGCGGATATTAATGGGAATACCGAGTCTGTCCGGGAAGTGAGCGATCAGATGACCCATGAAGCGCAATTGGCGGCCGAAGAAGCGCAGGAAGTCCATCGTTTGATGACCGAGCTGGGACGAGAAATCTCCCGCTTCAAACTCTGA
- a CDS encoding VOC family protein, which yields MFSHIVVGSNDIEKSKTFYDAILATLDYPAGVIDEKGRCMYANSEGILIVTPPINGQEATPGNGMTIGFNVSSPEQADAWHQAGVENGGVTCEDPPGVRAYGERKLYLAYLRDPSGNKLCAVYRIAS from the coding sequence ATGTTTAGTCACATCGTCGTTGGTTCAAACGATATTGAAAAATCGAAAACGTTTTATGATGCAATTTTGGCTACTTTAGATTACCCGGCAGGCGTAATTGATGAGAAGGGGCGTTGCATGTATGCCAACTCCGAGGGCATTCTGATTGTTACACCGCCCATTAATGGTCAGGAAGCAACACCGGGGAATGGGATGACGATAGGTTTTAACGTTTCAAGCCCAGAACAAGCTGATGCGTGGCATCAGGCGGGCGTCGAAAATGGTGGCGTTACCTGTGAAGATCCACCAGGGGTACGTGCTTATGGTGAGCGGAAGTTATATCTAGCTTATCTGCGCGATCCGTCCGGTAATAAACTGTGTGCCGTTTATCGTATTGCTTCATGA
- a CDS encoding amino acid aminotransferase, with amino-acid sequence MFEKVVAAPADPILGLTEEFKSDPRSEKINLGVGIYKDESGQTPILATVKKAEAILLESEKTKSYLTIEGMADYALAVQKLLFGADAEIVTSQRAKTSQAPGGTGALRVAGEFIKRHMSGAKIWISNPTWANHNGVFKAAGLEIAQYSYYDAATKDKDFSAMVADLQGAQAGDIVLLHGCCHNPTGIDPTAEEWETLAKLVAEKGLIPLFDFAYQGFAKGVEEDAAGLRIFARYNKELLVASSFSKNFGLYNERVGAFTLVAESKEIATTAFSQVKGIIRSIYSNPPAHGAAVVTTILNHPELYAEWIQEVAEMRDRIQEMRDLFVATLKEQGVQQDFSFIARQNGMFSFSGLSPEQVAQLKNEFGIYIVGSGRISVAGMTKNNMLPLCKALAAVI; translated from the coding sequence ATGTTTGAAAAAGTTGTCGCTGCACCGGCCGATCCGATTCTCGGACTCACTGAAGAGTTCAAAAGCGATCCCCGTTCAGAAAAAATCAATTTAGGGGTTGGGATCTATAAGGATGAGTCCGGTCAAACCCCGATCCTTGCGACAGTAAAAAAAGCGGAAGCCATACTGCTCGAATCAGAAAAAACCAAGTCTTATCTGACCATTGAAGGTATGGCTGATTATGCACTGGCCGTGCAAAAACTCCTGTTTGGAGCAGATGCGGAAATCGTCACCAGTCAGAGAGCCAAAACGTCTCAGGCACCGGGCGGAACCGGTGCGCTCCGTGTGGCGGGTGAGTTCATCAAACGTCATATGAGTGGCGCTAAAATCTGGATCAGCAATCCGACTTGGGCGAACCATAATGGCGTATTCAAAGCTGCCGGTCTCGAAATCGCGCAATACAGCTACTACGACGCAGCCACCAAAGATAAAGATTTTTCAGCGATGGTTGCCGACCTGCAAGGCGCACAAGCTGGCGATATTGTTTTATTACACGGTTGCTGCCATAACCCGACCGGTATCGATCCAACGGCTGAAGAGTGGGAAACGCTCGCGAAGCTAGTGGCAGAGAAAGGATTGATTCCGCTGTTCGATTTTGCTTATCAAGGCTTTGCAAAAGGGGTTGAAGAAGATGCCGCAGGTCTGCGTATTTTTGCCCGCTACAATAAAGAACTCCTTGTCGCCAGCTCGTTTTCGAAAAACTTCGGGCTGTATAACGAACGGGTTGGTGCATTCACACTGGTGGCAGAATCAAAAGAGATCGCAACGACTGCATTTTCCCAAGTGAAAGGCATTATTCGCTCAATCTACTCGAACCCACCGGCTCACGGTGCTGCGGTTGTCACAACAATTCTGAATCATCCGGAACTCTATGCCGAGTGGATTCAGGAAGTCGCAGAAATGCGTGATCGCATTCAGGAAATGCGTGATCTGTTTGTTGCAACGTTGAAAGAGCAAGGTGTTCAGCAAGACTTCAGTTTCATTGCCCGTCAAAATGGCATGTTCTCATTCTCTGGCCTGAGCCCTGAGCAAGTGGCACAGCTAAAAAATGAGTTTGGTATCTATATTGTCGGTTCAGGAAGAATTAGTGTCGCGGGTATGACCAAGAACAATATGTTGCCATTGTGTAAGGCGCTCGCTGCGGTCATTTAA
- the codA gene encoding cytosine deaminase — protein sequence MKIINARLRGSEGLYSIQIEAGIFQKIQLQSGLLEDHADIDAMGKLCCAPFVEPHIHLDAVLTAGEPRWNMSGTLFEGIECWAERKALLDIDDVKRRVLTAAELLIANGVQYIRTHVDVTDPELTALKAINQLKPILQPYLDLQIVAFPQEGIFSYPNGKALMEKALEIGIDVVGGIPHFEFTREYGVESMHWVVEFARQHGKLVDVHCDEIDDENSRFLEVLATVALEQNMGSKVTASHTTAMHSYNNAYCSKLFRLLKKSQINFVSCPTENMHLQGRFDEFPKRRGITRVKELHRAGINVALAQDSIQDPWYTLGNGKLLRELDFAIHACHMMGYEDLVNALSFITDHGAQVLNIADQYGIAEGKPGNLIILDGTDDVSVVRNQSDVLWSVRAGKVLIERQPSILRHLVKINS from the coding sequence ATGAAAATTATCAATGCACGTTTAAGAGGTTCTGAAGGGCTATACTCGATTCAAATTGAAGCGGGGATATTTCAAAAGATTCAATTGCAGTCTGGTCTGCTTGAGGACCATGCGGATATTGATGCCATGGGGAAATTATGTTGCGCCCCGTTTGTTGAACCTCACATTCATTTAGATGCGGTGTTGACTGCTGGTGAGCCGCGCTGGAATATGAGTGGTACGCTCTTTGAAGGGATTGAGTGCTGGGCGGAAAGAAAGGCATTGCTGGATATCGATGATGTCAAACGACGTGTACTGACTGCGGCTGAGTTGTTGATTGCCAATGGGGTGCAGTATATACGTACTCATGTTGATGTGACCGACCCTGAATTAACCGCGCTGAAAGCGATTAACCAACTGAAACCGATCCTTCAGCCCTATCTTGATTTACAGATCGTGGCTTTTCCTCAGGAAGGTATTTTCTCTTACCCGAATGGTAAGGCATTGATGGAAAAAGCATTAGAGATTGGCATTGATGTCGTCGGTGGTATTCCGCATTTTGAATTTACCCGGGAATACGGTGTTGAGTCGATGCACTGGGTGGTCGAATTTGCCCGTCAACACGGCAAGTTGGTCGATGTGCATTGTGATGAAATTGATGATGAAAACTCTCGCTTTCTTGAGGTTCTGGCAACGGTCGCGTTAGAACAGAATATGGGGTCTAAGGTCACTGCCAGTCATACAACGGCTATGCACTCGTATAATAATGCCTACTGTTCCAAATTATTTCGCTTACTGAAAAAGTCACAGATTAATTTCGTCTCCTGTCCGACGGAGAATATGCATTTACAGGGACGTTTTGACGAATTTCCGAAACGGCGAGGGATTACTCGGGTCAAGGAACTTCATCGAGCAGGAATTAATGTTGCCTTAGCGCAAGACTCGATACAAGACCCATGGTACACCTTAGGAAATGGGAAATTATTACGTGAATTAGATTTTGCCATTCATGCTTGCCATATGATGGGGTATGAAGATTTAGTGAACGCATTAAGTTTTATTACCGACCATGGTGCTCAAGTGTTAAATATTGCTGATCAATATGGGATTGCGGAAGGGAAACCCGGGAATCTGATTATTTTGGATGGCACTGATGATGTCTCTGTTGTGAGAAATCAGAGTGATGTGCTTTGGTCAGTCAGAGCCGGAAAAGTCCTTATTGAGCGTCAGCCATCAATATTGAGACACTTGGTTAAAATCAATTCTTGA
- a CDS encoding EAL domain-containing protein has translation MNRANSPLENERHLLWIIQLAPIFVVGCLALVLNGYLYEADRQRLADNSSALYHEMMLSEKLLTQQHVALIHKEFDRQKAYLMQHLQYQVRQRVYDAYELIRHLYHQNNALSPEEIKLAVTQALQSQGELPRSGYFFIQSRHQSGMLRAQPDNIQLLPASFHPDTSVSEDFLRQIERQGESFFRWDVQSQFPSSLSKPSQREKMGFGKYFSPLGWVVGAVENVADMEHNVQQSLLKWINQYPYEHVRHQNGGAYMIAVVDQNGRVLADNESTYIGRQLKNILSPEGDANTWQSLVQSHLPNRFVRGKMMFSDSSVGDESMLYIESLGNWGWHVVAGFPMVRFDGYFQQKFTQIKQKSDQALWNIVIFSVLFSGIVLLLSFYIGRLIAGRFHRYQEKIRQHIEHVEDSRDQMHFMAMHDVLTSLPNRMMFLKGIKKEIFRLRAQSQVQYLVIVFVDLDEFKKINDTYGHAVGDQLLMNVAERFRHLLGEHDLVSRFGGDEFVFCFSALSHKADAEHKVSRIQRVFDEPFELSGTQLQTTCSIGASLYPDDGQLAEELLNKADVVLYQAKKKQRGSVVFYNQEIHAHLQHFLAIEAQLQHALRKHEMFICYQPLVHVKTWNVLGLEALVRWNNDTLGTVKPEEFIHIAEDTGLFYTLGNYIFERACREVLTLSPNGRYALSLNVNVSAKQLLTPGFVDDIVAIITHVGIDVSRIHIEITESVFIREFQQAKAVLFSLKRAGIRISLDDFGKGYSSLSYLSQLPIDEVKIDKSFIDKMLCSEESRALIKTILAIGQSAHFGVVAEGVETHAQLLALTNQTAAGCLVQGYYFDKPMSVEMIQQRIRSSKRWDCQPH, from the coding sequence ATGAATCGTGCAAATTCGCCTTTGGAAAATGAGCGACATTTATTGTGGATTATTCAACTGGCACCAATATTTGTTGTTGGTTGTTTGGCACTTGTGCTGAACGGTTATTTATATGAAGCCGATCGGCAACGGTTAGCTGATAATAGTAGTGCGTTGTACCATGAAATGATGCTCTCAGAGAAGTTGCTGACGCAGCAGCATGTCGCATTAATTCATAAAGAATTTGACCGACAAAAGGCTTACTTGATGCAACACCTTCAGTATCAAGTCCGTCAACGGGTTTACGATGCGTATGAGCTCATTCGTCATCTTTATCATCAAAACAATGCTCTTTCTCCGGAAGAAATTAAACTCGCGGTCACACAAGCGCTTCAATCCCAAGGCGAGCTCCCTCGTTCTGGCTATTTCTTTATTCAGTCCCGTCATCAGTCGGGAATGTTGCGTGCACAGCCAGACAATATTCAACTGTTACCTGCCTCTTTCCATCCCGATACCTCGGTCTCGGAAGATTTTCTGAGACAGATTGAACGTCAGGGAGAATCTTTTTTTCGTTGGGATGTTCAGTCCCAATTCCCCTCATCTCTGTCGAAGCCAAGCCAGAGAGAGAAAATGGGATTTGGCAAGTATTTCTCTCCATTGGGGTGGGTTGTCGGTGCGGTTGAGAATGTCGCGGATATGGAACACAACGTCCAACAGTCATTACTGAAGTGGATTAATCAATACCCTTATGAACATGTTCGCCACCAAAACGGTGGTGCGTATATGATAGCGGTGGTTGATCAGAATGGTCGCGTATTGGCAGATAATGAATCTACTTATATAGGCAGACAGTTGAAAAACATATTGTCCCCTGAAGGGGACGCCAATACTTGGCAGTCATTGGTACAATCACATCTTCCCAATCGTTTCGTGCGCGGAAAGATGATGTTCAGTGACAGCTCGGTGGGCGATGAATCCATGCTTTATATAGAAAGTCTGGGGAATTGGGGATGGCATGTTGTCGCCGGATTCCCGATGGTGCGTTTTGATGGTTACTTCCAGCAGAAATTCACCCAGATCAAACAGAAAAGTGATCAGGCCTTATGGAATATCGTCATTTTCAGCGTATTGTTCTCAGGTATCGTTTTACTACTGTCTTTTTATATCGGTCGATTGATTGCAGGCCGCTTCCACCGATATCAGGAAAAGATTCGTCAGCATATTGAGCATGTAGAAGATTCCCGGGATCAAATGCATTTTATGGCCATGCATGATGTATTGACCTCATTACCCAACCGAATGATGTTTTTAAAGGGGATTAAAAAGGAAATATTCAGACTGCGTGCGCAATCTCAGGTGCAATATCTGGTCATTGTATTTGTTGATCTGGATGAATTTAAGAAAATTAATGATACCTATGGCCATGCAGTAGGCGACCAGTTATTAATGAACGTCGCTGAGCGTTTTCGTCATTTGCTGGGTGAGCATGACTTGGTTTCAAGGTTCGGAGGAGATGAGTTTGTTTTCTGCTTTTCTGCACTCTCTCACAAAGCGGATGCGGAACATAAAGTCTCGCGGATACAACGGGTGTTCGATGAGCCTTTTGAATTAAGCGGAACACAATTACAAACGACATGTAGTATCGGCGCAAGTTTGTACCCCGATGATGGACAACTTGCCGAGGAATTATTAAATAAAGCCGACGTTGTGCTGTATCAGGCGAAGAAAAAACAGAGGGGGAGTGTCGTTTTCTACAATCAGGAGATTCATGCACATTTACAACATTTTCTTGCGATTGAAGCGCAGCTACAACATGCCTTACGTAAACATGAAATGTTTATTTGCTATCAGCCGTTAGTCCATGTCAAAACGTGGAATGTACTTGGTCTTGAGGCTTTGGTGCGGTGGAATAATGATACGCTTGGGACGGTGAAACCAGAGGAGTTTATCCATATTGCGGAAGATACCGGCCTGTTTTATACCTTGGGGAACTATATTTTTGAACGCGCTTGCCGCGAAGTCCTGACGTTGAGCCCGAATGGGCGTTATGCGTTAAGTCTGAATGTCAATGTCTCCGCTAAACAGCTTCTGACTCCGGGATTTGTCGATGACATTGTGGCGATCATTACGCACGTAGGGATTGATGTCAGCCGTATCCATATTGAAATTACAGAGAGTGTTTTTATCCGCGAGTTTCAGCAGGCCAAAGCGGTGTTATTCTCTTTGAAACGGGCTGGGATTCGTATTTCGCTGGATGATTTTGGCAAAGGCTATTCCTCCCTGAGTTATCTTAGCCAGCTCCCGATTGATGAGGTTAAAATTGATAAAAGCTTTATCGATAAAATGTTATGTAGTGAAGAGAGTCGTGCTCTGATTAAAACCATACTGGCGATTGGGCAGTCAGCCCATTTTGGTGTGGTTGCTGAAGGTGTCGAAACTCATGCGCAGCTGCTGGCATTGACTAATCAGACAGCGGCAGGGTGTCTGGTTCAGGGATATTATTTTGACAAACCCATGAGTGTTGAAATGATTCAGCAAAGAATACGCTCTTCGAAGCGCTGGGACTGTCAGCCTCATTAA